TCTTCTTAGCACACTAAACAAGAACTAAATgacttcatactttcatgcttAGAGGCCTTGTTATATAGAACTCAGAATCCTCAACATCATATGTTTTGAGCCTGTGGGTCCAAATGGTTATAGGTGACGACCGTTAGAAGTCTGTAGGGTTTTCAGGATTTCTCATGTGGCATGTCATGACATCTTGCTGTCCATCACATTCACCCTATGCAATGGTGACAATTTCCCAACTGTCACTATATCATCGCCTCCAACCACAGACATTGGTTTTATTCTAGGCCTGCCACACGAGCACTGTTGCACAACCAGGGAGAACAAAAACAAGCACTGAAAAAAATATCAAGAGTGTTacgagaagaaaaaaaataaaccctAAAGTTTTgttctaataccatgttaaggATAGTGTTTGAAcaaaaatggagaaaagaaGATAATACCTTCCttcttatttatcaaaaaaagaaaaagaaaagagaagataaTACTTCATCGCTGTCAAGATCAAAGTTGacctaatttatttgttataaaataatctcaatttACTTTTCTAACCATAAATAAATTCTCCATGACAATATGTTTCTTGATGTTGTGTTTCTTTGTGTACATAACTTCATAAATTCTCCATATATTATTGATGTTGTGATCTCTTTATAGAGATCACTGTCTTCTTGTAGTGTGCATTTGTCTGTAAGAGATGGGGAGGTTTTGTGATTGCTttgttattatttgatttttctctttgaaatttgttattcaataaataaatacaatattGTGACACTCTGGACAACTGAATCATTATTATCATTCTTATTGTTGTGTACGTAACTGAATAAATAAGCCATTTTACTTTGTATTGTTTCTTGAATAGAATACTTAAGAGATAGAgcagtagataattttgttttcttcttatttgctGGTTTCACATTTTTCTAAACCTTTTTGATAAAAAGCtgttttaatttaatacatAGATATTGGATTCACAAGTTCTGTTCCATCATTTGTTTTTTAGGCCATATCAAATTTGTAGCCATGCCTATTTGATTTTGTCTTGTTCTTTTGTAGCTTTTGCCTCAAACCATATCAGTTGTTGCAGATAAAATCCTTGATTTCTCAATTTTGTGTGATGTTGCTCTACATGCTTTGCTGCATTGCTTTGCACATTCCCTTCATTGGTTTCTCATATCAACTTTGTGAGTTTTAGTTTTCTGGACTCACTCTCTCCTGAAGCATCATGACTTATACACAATGGAGTGGGTGCAactctatatataaaattttcctcTATGAGTAAACAGAATTTACTCTTCCTCAATTATTGGGCCCCTTGTAAAAAGATATCATAGTTAGAAACTAAAGTATTATTAACACCAAGGTACAATACATTGGCCATATATAAAAAACCTTTATGGGTTTAAGTCAGTTAAacttttttcatattaaatttatagAGCATTAGGATATATATGGAAACTATAgagaagaaaattaatatgatgtgtAGGCCATTCTGATGATAAATATAGTTTCATTGCTGCTGTGTCTCTTGGTTTCACATGGTCTCCTGACTTATTTGTATAGAGAAACTTCGGTGTCccagatttgaaattttgatatcCTTTTTTCTGCAATGTTCAATTCTGTATTTTTAATCATGTTCTGCCTAACGATTTGTTCCATAGAATTCTGTAATCAGATTATACTACACTTCCATCTATGTTGTTTCTTCATATTCTTTAATCGCAGTGGAGGAAGAGACCAAAGTATTGATTGTTGCTGCAATTGCATGGGGACTGCGCAAAAGCTCTCGGGCTATAATGTTGGCTCTGATATTCCTCATTGCAATGAAACCCGGTTTCATCCATGCTGTATATAGTATGTGTTATCGGCTCACTATTAATATGTGTTGTATTAGTTCTGTTATTAGAAATAATCAATTTCATTATTTTAGTCATTAAATCAACTTATATCATAATGCTTTTTGTTTGTCATTCTTATAATGAATAAATCATTTTGATGTTACATGAGTTCGTGGCAATTTGCTGAAACTGTGTTATGTTCTGAcctgtgctttttttttttctctgatcTGTGCTTCAGTGATATTCTTTCTCATATATCTTCTGAGCCACAACATCAGCAGAAGGATACGCCAATCTCTTATTCTTTTATGCGAAGCTCACTTTGCACTATTGTACATTCTTCAGATTGATTTGATTTCTGATAGTTTGGAGCAAAAAGGCTCTTTAAGTATGGAAGTTCTATCGCAATTAGGTACACTTTTTTGTCTCCATTTTGGATTGTTATGTATGAAGTGGACATAGTTGTGGtaaattattttccattttaGAATCACTGATATGCTTATGATATCAAATCTTAATCTTTGAAcccaaaagaataatttttaagCATTTCATTCTTATTTGAATTGATGCAGGTCTCCTTGACCATGATAGTTCCTGGGATTTCCTGGAAGTAGCTTTGCTTGCTTGCTTCTGTGCAATTCATAACCatgggtttgagatgctatttTCATTCTCAGCATTTGTGCAGCACACCCCATGTCTCCCTATCGGATTCAGTATCTTGAAAGCTGGTCTGAACAAATCAGTTTTGTTGTCAGTGTATGCCTCCGCAACCACCAAATACAGTCATGATAATCCTTCTTATGGTATAATTTTGTCCTTAGCTTAATTATTTTCCTATTGACTTCCAACATATTTCTTCTTAGATGTTTGTGGTGGTGCTGTGCTCACTTAATTATTCTGTTATTTCTATTTGGATGTGTCAATTGAGTATGGTGAATTGTCTAGATAAAACTTGGATGATGCAGAATCAGATCCAATAAGCCTTCTTCCAATTATTTGTTCTGGGTTTGTGAATTAAAGCATGATCCATTACTGTTTTAAGATTATTTAATGAACACCTCTCAGCCTGATTTTAACCTTCTTTGAGATCGTGGGTTCTATGCTTGGATGAGATGATAGGAAAATTTGGTATGTAGtttattttgtgttgtttttaaAAGACATCAGTGTCTATATCCATTATATTTAGACAGCAGGGTCTATGCCATTACTAATTCAATTGCTAGtactgttattttttattttttatttttttttttgtgttatatGCTAATATGTTTTATCTTTTTCAAGAGAGAAGGATAGCATCGTTCCTCAGTGCAATTGGGCAGAAGTTTCTTTCAGTGTATAGATCCTGTGGAACTTTCATTGCGTTCTTAACTATTCTCATCACTGTGTACCTGGTGAGACCCAATCATACGTCATTTGGGTACTTATCCCTTGTCCTTTTTTGGATAATTGGAAGACAGCTTGTTGAGAGGACGGAAAGACAGCTATGGTTTCCTTTAAAAGCATACTCAATCATGGTGTTTCTCTTTATCTATTGCTTGAGCAGTTTCTCCAGCTTTGCGATGTGGCTATCCAGGTTGATAGACCTCTACTTCTATTTAGGCTACAACTCAGAAGCTTCACTGCTGGAAAATGTCTGGGAATCTTTGGCAGTCTTGATTGTAATGCAACTTTATAGCTATGAGAGAAGGCAAAGCAGGTATAACAGGGCAGTTGATTCAGATACCCTGGAAACTGGAGCACTTGGGTTTCTCAAACGGTTTCTTATTTGGCACAGCCAGAAGATCTTGTTTATTGCTTTGTTCTATGCATCGTTATCCCCAATTAGTGCACTTGGCTTTTTGTATCTGCTTGGCCTCATCATCTGTTCAACTTTACCTAAAGGTTCCCGGGTCCCATCCAAATCATTCTTAGTTTACACTGGATTTCTAGTGACAGCTGAGTATCTCTTTCAGATGTGGGGTGAACTGGCTGAGATGTTTCCTGGGCAGAAACATTCTgatctttccatttttttgggtttctctgTATTTAAGCCAGGCTTCTGGGGACTTGAATCAGGCTTGAGGGGAAAAGTGCTGGTAATTGCTGCATGTACTCTTCAATACAATGTCTTCCGTTGGTTGGATAAAATGCCAAGGGCTATTCTAAACAAAGGACAGTGGGAAGAGCCTTGTCCATTGTTTGTTTCGGAAGAGGATGTTTCAGCTGATGTTTCTATTTCTAATGAGGAAAATAAGCCATCATCAGATTCTGGTGTGCCTGTAGAACAAGAGGGAGTGACAAGCAATTCATGGCAGTTTTTCAACTCTGGTCTGTCTCAATCATCTAATCCTGTATCCTCCAAAACTGGCAGCAGTGATGGTGGCAGTGCTAGAAAATATACATTTGGGTATATCTGGGGAAGTACCAAGGAGAGTCATAAGTGGAACAAGAAGAGGATTCTTGCCCTGAAAAAGGAGAGGTTTGAAACACAGAAATCGCTCTTAAAGATATATTTGAAGTTTTGGATGGAGAATTTGTTTAATCTCTTTGGTCTTGAGATAAACATGATTGCCTTGCTTCTTGCCAGCTTTGCTTTGTTGAACGTCATCTCTATGCTATATATTGTATTGCTTGCAGTTTGCATTCTTCTGGATCGAAATATTATACGTAAATTGTGGCCGGTGTtagtcttcttctttgcttctacTCTTATTCTCGAGTACTTTGCTATCTGGAAGAGTACTTTGCCTTATAGTGAAGATATTCGAATTGATTCTAATGTAGATTGCCATGACTGCTGGGGAATCTCTACTCAATATTTCCAGTATTGCAAGAACTGTTGGTTGGGTATGACTTTCTCGGCCATTCTCTAATTGCTTCTTATTCTATTGTACAGTGAATAAGTTCTCTCCTGAGATGGCCTAGATGTTCAGATAAATTTTAATCTTCCTGTTTTCTGTAATAAAAGTTATCCCCCTCGTTCTCTCTTATCTTTTATGCTCAGAAGAAATCCATTATAGATTTTTAATATGGATTTTAAAGGGCTTTTCGATTTTTTCCCACCATCAAACTGCAACCATTTGTTGGTTCCTTCAGTTTGGTTGAATGCTCAGACCAAGTCCTGATATCTTTTTGATTATCTCTTATGATTTTATGTTACTTTATTTGCTGTTTTTGTCTCAGTCTCTATTCATTTTAAGACATTTATCTTAACCCGTCCACGTTGTCTGCCACATTTTCAGGACTTATTGTTGATGATCCTCGAACACTTACCAGCTATTTTATGGTCTTCACGCTTGCTTGTTTCAAACTTCGTGCTGATCACTTGTCCAGTTTCTCAGGGTCATCAATATATCGCCAGATGATGTCTCAACGTAGAAACATGTTTGTGTGGAGAGATCTATCTTTTGAAACTAAAAGCATGTGGACTTGTCTTGACTACCTGAGGCTTTACTGCTACTGCCATCTTCTAGATCTTGTGCTTGCATTGATTTTGATTACTGGAACCCTCGAGTATGACATTCTGCACCTTGGTTATCTTGGCTTCGCTCTAGTTTTCTTTCGAATGAGACTCCAAAtactgaagaagaagaacaagataTTCAAGTTCTTGCGTATATACAACTTTGCTCTCATTGTTCTTTCTCTTGCCTACCAATCTCCTTTTGTGGGGGAGTTTAGTGCTGGGAAGTGTGAGACAGTGGATTATATATACGAAATGTTTGGATTCTATAAGTATGACTATGGATTCCGAATTACTTCAAGATCTGCGCTAGTTGAAATTATCATATTTGTGCTGGTGTCACTTCAGTCATATATGTTTTCCTCTCAGGAGTTTGACTACGTGTTCCGATATCTTGAAGCAGAACAAATTGGTGCCATTGTGCATGAGCAAGAGAAGAAAGCTGCATGGAAAACTGCACAATTACAGCATATTCGTGAATCTGAGGAGAAGAAACGCCAGCGTAACTTGCAAGTGGAGAAGATGAAATCTGAGATGCTCAACTTGCAAATCCAGCTTCACAGCATGAACTCAACTGCCAACTGCAATAGTGTTTCTCCACGCAGTGAAGGCCTAAGGAGGAGGAGTACTTCTATTATCTCTAATAATGATACTGGGACCCCTGATAAAGAAGAACTAATTCTTAGGAAACAAGAACAGATCATCAGAGAGGATTCACCATTCCCTTTTGAATTGTTTGAGTCTCCTGCTGCTACCAATGCAGGAAGTCCATCAGCTGCTGAGACTACAAAGTGTTCGGTGGGATCTCCTCATTGTGAAATCACTGAAGTTGAATTGGATAGCTCTGACGGTGCCTTTGTTGATTTCCACAAAAAAGAGAAAGTCCAAGTCCAGGCAAAGGAAAACCCATTGATATCTGCAGTACAGATTATAGGTGATAGTGTCTCCCAAGTGCAATCAATTGGAAATCAGGCAGTCAACAACCTTGTGAGCTTCTTGAACATAGGACAAGAAGATTCAGATATGAAACAGAACTTGTTTGCTGAGGATGGGGTATATGATGAGATGGAGAGCCAAAAATCAGAGTACTTGTCTTTGAATCGGTCATCTTCTCTGCAGTCTGATCAGAGTTCTGATGCTGCAAGTCTGCAGTTGGGAAGGATCTTCTGTCACATATGGTCCCAAATGCGATCCAATAACGATGTTGTGTGTTATTGTTGCTTTATTCTTGTCTTTCTTTGGAACTTCAGTCTGCTGTCAATGGTGTATCTTGCAGCTCTATTCTTGTATGCTTTATGTGTAAATACCGGCCCAAGCTCAATCTTCTGGGTTATCATGCTAATCGTCACAGAAGTTAATATTTTGCTTCAGTATCTGTACCAAATTATCATCCAGCACTGTGGTTTAAGAATTGACTCAGACCTACTTCGAGAGCTGGGATTCCCTGCACATAAAATAATGTCATCCTTTGTGGTCAGCTCTTTACCTCTTTTCCTTATCTACTTATTTACCCTCATACAGAGCTCTATAACTGCAAAAGATGGTGAATGGATGTATTCTACAGACTTCAATTTTTGTAAGAAGAGTGCTCTCTATAGAAAAGAGGTTCTTGTGAAGTATAGCTTGAGTGAGAGCACAATGGGAGTTCTAcagataattaaaaatatggtAAAATTGACATTCAGAAGCATCTTTAGGTATGGGAAATCGTTGACACAGGGTGCAGAGTCTCCTCCTTACTTTGTTCAGGTGTCTATGGATGTCAAATCATGGCCAGAGGATGGGATTCAACCAGAGAGGATTGAGTCTGGAATAAACCACTTGCTAAGAATTGTCCATGAGGAAAGATGCAAatcacaaaaccctagcctGTGCCCTTTTGCTAGTAGGGTTCATGTTCAAAGCATTGAAAGAAGTCAAGAAGACCAAAATGTGGCACTAGTTGTTTTTGAAGTGGTATATGCATCACCTTTGACAGAGTGTGCTTCTGCAGAATGGTATGAGTCACTAACTCCAGCAACTGATGTAGCAAAGGAGATTCTTAAAGCACAGCATGCTGGGTTTGTCAAAGAAATTGGATTCCCATACCCTATACTCTCTGTAATTGGGGGAGGCAAAAGAGAAGTTGATCTGTACGCCTACATATTTGGTGCAGATTTGATTGTATTTTTCCTGGTTGCTATTTTCTACCActcaatcataaaaaata
This genomic window from Carya illinoinensis cultivar Pawnee chromosome 7, C.illinoinensisPawnee_v1, whole genome shotgun sequence contains:
- the LOC122317255 gene encoding piezo-type mechanosensitive ion channel homolog isoform X5 → MDYIMSTRESSLTEQLLPSKHSFLIRESRSGVKHTNVLLRGAVFRTFSINFFTYGFPVSLFALCFWSFHFASLCAFGLLAYVGYIAYAFPSLFHLHRLNGLLLVFILLWAVSTYIFNVAFAFLNRKLGKDMDIWEMVGLWHYPIPGFFLLAQFCLGILVALGNLVNNSVFLCLTDEHGQSSNANSSAEVEEETKVLIVAAIAWGLRKSSRAIMLALIFLIAMKPGFIHAVYMIFFLIYLLSHNISRRIRQSLILLCEAHFALLYILQIDLISDSLEQKGSLSMEVLSQLGLLDHDSSWDFLEVALLACFCAIHNHGFEMLFSFSAFVQHTPCLPIGFSILKAGLNKSVLLSVYASATTKYSHDNPSYERRIASFLSAIGQKFLSVYRSCGTFIAFLTILITVYLVRPNHTSFGYLSLVLFWIIGRQLVERTERQLWFPLKAYSIMVFLFIYCLSSFSSFAMWLSRLIDLYFYLGYNSEASLLENVWESLAVLIVMQLYSYERRQSRYNRAVDSDTLETGALGFLKRFLIWHSQKILFIALFYASLSPISALGFLYLLGLIICSTLPKGSRVPSKSFLVYTGFLVTAEYLFQMWGELAEMFPGQKHSDLSIFLGFSVFKPGFWGLESGLRGKVLVIAACTLQYNVFRWLDKMPRAILNKGQWEEPCPLFVSEEDVSADVSISNEENKPSSDSGVPVEQEGVTSNSWQFFNSGLSQSSNPVSSKTGSSDGGSARKYTFGYIWGSTKESHKWNKKRILALKKERFETQKSLLKIYLKFWMENLFNLFGLEINMIALLLASFALLNVISMLYIVLLAVCILLDRNIIRKLWPVLVFFFASTLILEYFAIWKSTLPYSEDIRIDSNVDCHDCWGISTQYFQYCKNCWLGLIVDDPRTLTSYFMVFTLACFKLRADHLSSFSGSSIYRQMMSQRRNMFVWRDLSFETKSMWTCLDYLRLYCYCHLLDLVLALILITGTLEYDILHLGYLGFALVFFRMRLQILKKKNKIFKFLRIYNFALIVLSLAYQSPFVGEFSAGKCETVDYIYEMFGFYKYDYGFRITSRSALVEIIIFVLVSLQSYMFSSQEFDYVFRYLEAEQIGAIVHEQEKKAAWKTAQLQHIRESEEKKRQRNLQVEKMKSEMLNLQIQLHSMNSTANCNSVSPRSEGLRRRSTSIISNNDTGTPDKEELILRKQEQIIREDSPFPFELFESPAATNAGSPSAAETTKCSVGSPHCEITEVELDSSDGAFVDFHKKEKVQVQAKENPLISAVQIIGDSVSQVQSIGNQAVNNLVSFLNIGQEDSDMKQNLFAEDGVYDEMESQKSEYLSLNRSSSLQSDQSSDAASLQLGRIFCHIWSQMRSNNDVVCYCCFILVFLWNFSLLSMVYLAALFLYALCVNTGPSSIFWVIMLIVTEVNILLQYLYQIIIQHCGLRIDSDLLRELGFPAHKIMSSFVVSSLPLFLIYLFTLIQSSITAKDGEWMYSTDFNFCKKSALYRKEVLVKYSLSESTMGVLQIIKNMVKLTFRSIFRYGKSLTQGAESPPYFVQVSMDVKSWPEDGIQPERIESGINHLLRIVHEERCKSQNPSLCPFASRVHVQSIERSQEDQNVALVVFEVVYASPLTECASAEWYESLTPATDVAKEILKAQHAGFVKEIGFPYPILSVIGGGKREVDLYAYIFGADLIVFFLVAIFYHSIIKNNSEFLDVYQLEDQFPKEFVFILMIIFFLIVLDRVIYLCSFAMGKVVFYLFNLILFTYSVTEYAWHMEPSQQHAGGLALRAIYLAKAISLALQAIQIRYGIPHKSTLYRQFLTSEVSRINYLGYRLYRALPFLYELRCVLDWSCTTTSLTMYDWLKLEDIHASLYLVKCDAVLNRANHKQGEKQTKVTKCCNGICLFFILICVIWAPMLMYSSGNPTNIANPVKDASVQVDIKTASGRLTLYQTTLCEKLQWDNLNADIDLDPRGVLDTYNKIDIQLICCQADASILWLVPTTVQTRFIQSLDWETEMDIIFTWVLTRDRPKGKEVVKYERTIDTPDLPKRSDVQKVLNGSMNSFRICNIYPRYFHVTGSGDIRPLEQEEISVSADLFINRGTNEWWSFRDVNSSDVTGCGGLTGPMAVIFSEETPPQGIIGDTLSKFSIWGLYITFVLAVGRFIRLQCSDLRMRIPFENLPSCDRLMAICEDIYAARAEGELGVEEVLYWTLVKIYRSPHMLLEYTKTD
- the LOC122317255 gene encoding piezo-type mechanosensitive ion channel homolog isoform X1; the protein is MANFLGGFVLPLLLLTAAVINWNLIALVDLIAFLLIQYNASKIVEGGIGGNLVDRNWNDQERYNRGCNFGLGIKARFCFRRRFLLLWPLIIFSFLAILSQVTFLVIWAVEGNKWSLAETWWAKLIGLMTVHTWKSSSVIYFLVVQLLAVSVALVDIYGNRFGLVPWRASCWGHFLSVVEHLGSRLRVASCLLLPAIQLVVGISHPSWVSLPFFLGSCVGLVDWSLTSNFLGLFRWWRPLQLYAGFNIVLLYVYQLPIEFPNTIQWIANFIGLFKVSANSEWPEFCSCLSLVFFYIMLSCVKCDLEEMDYIMSTRESSLTEQLLPSKHSFLIRESRSGVKHTNVLLRGAVFRTFSINFFTYGFPVSLFALCFWSFHFASLCAFGLLAYVGYIAYAFPSLFHLHRLNGLLLVFILLWAVSTYIFNVAFAFLNRKLGKDMDIWEMVGLWHYPIPGFFLLAQFCLGILVALGNLVNNSVFLCLTDEHGQSSNANSSAEVEEETKVLIVAAIAWGLRKSSRAIMLALIFLIAMKPGFIHAVYMIFFLIYLLSHNISRRIRQSLILLCEAHFALLYILQIDLISDSLEQKGSLSMEVLSQLGLLDHDSSWDFLEVALLACFCAIHNHGFEMLFSFSAFVQHTPCLPIGFSILKAGLNKSVLLSVYASATTKYSHDNPSYERRIASFLSAIGQKFLSVYRSCGTFIAFLTILITVYLVRPNHTSFGYLSLVLFWIIGRQLVERTERQLWFPLKAYSIMVFLFIYCLSSFSSFAMWLSRLIDLYFYLGYNSEASLLENVWESLAVLIVMQLYSYERRQSRYNRAVDSDTLETGALGFLKRFLIWHSQKILFIALFYASLSPISALGFLYLLGLIICSTLPKGSRVPSKSFLVYTGFLVTAEYLFQMWGELAEMFPGQKHSDLSIFLGFSVFKPGFWGLESGLRGKVLVIAACTLQYNVFRWLDKMPRAILNKGQWEEPCPLFVSEEDVSADVSISNEENKPSSDSGVPVEQEGVTSNSWQFFNSGLSQSSNPVSSKTGSSDGGSARKYTFGYIWGSTKESHKWNKKRILALKKERFETQKSLLKIYLKFWMENLFNLFGLEINMIALLLASFALLNVISMLYIVLLAVCILLDRNIIRKLWPVLVFFFASTLILEYFAIWKSTLPYSEDIRIDSNVDCHDCWGISTQYFQYCKNCWLGLIVDDPRTLTSYFMVFTLACFKLRADHLSSFSGSSIYRQMMSQRRNMFVWRDLSFETKSMWTCLDYLRLYCYCHLLDLVLALILITGTLEYDILHLGYLGFALVFFRMRLQILKKKNKIFKFLRIYNFALIVLSLAYQSPFVGEFSAGKCETVDYIYEMFGFYKYDYGFRITSRSALVEIIIFVLVSLQSYMFSSQEFDYVFRYLEAEQIGAIVHEQEKKAAWKTAQLQHIRESEEKKRQRNLQVEKMKSEMLNLQIQLHSMNSTANCNSVSPRSEGLRRRSTSIISNNDTGTPDKEELILRKQEQIIREDSPFPFELFESPAATNAGSPSAAETTKCSVGSPHCEITEVELDSSDGAFVDFHKKEKVQVQAKENPLISAVQIIGDSVSQVQSIGNQAVNNLVSFLNIGQEDSDMKQNLFAEDGVYDEMESQKSEYLSLNRSSSLQSDQSSDAASLQLGRIFCHIWSQMRSNNDVVCYCCFILVFLWNFSLLSMVYLAALFLYALCVNTGPSSIFWVIMLIVTEVNILLQYLYQIIIQHCGLRIDSDLLRELGFPAHKIMSSFVVSSLPLFLIYLFTLIQSSITAKDGEWMYSTDFNFCKKSALYRKEVLVKYSLSESTMGVLQIIKNMVKLTFRSIFRYGKSLTQGAESPPYFVQVSMDVKSWPEDGIQPERIESGINHLLRIVHEERCKSQNPSLCPFASRVHVQSIERSQEDQNVALVVFEVVYASPLTECASAEWYESLTPATDVAKEILKAQHAGFVKEIGFPYPILSVIGGGKREVDLYAYIFGADLIVFFLVAIFYHSIIKNNSEFLDVYQLEDQFPKEFVFILMIIFFLIVLDRVIYLCSFAMGKVVFYLFNLILFTYSVTEYAWHMEPSQQHAGGLALRAIYLAKAISLALQAIQIRYGIPHKSTLYRQFLTSEVSRINYLGYRLYRALPFLYELRCVLDWSCTTTSLTMYDWLKLEDIHASLYLVKCDAVLNRANHKQGEKQTKVTKCCNGICLFFILICVIWAPMLMYSSGNPTNIANPVKDASVQVDIKTASGRLTLYQTTLCEKLQWDNLNADIDLDPRGVLDTYNKIDIQLICCQADASILWLVPTTVQTRFIQSLDWETEMDIIFTWVLTRDRPKGKEVVKYERTIDTPDLPKRSDVQKVLNGSMNSFRICNIYPRYFHVTGSGDIRPLEQEEISVSADLFINRGTNEWWSFRDVNSSDVTGCGGLTGPMAVIFSEETPPQGIIGDTLSKFSIWGLYITFVLAVGRFIRLQCSDLRMRIPFENLPSCDRLMAICEDIYAARAEGELGVEEVLYWTLVKIYRSPHMLLEYTKTD
- the LOC122317255 gene encoding piezo-type mechanosensitive ion channel homolog isoform X2, which translates into the protein MANFLGGFVLPLLLLTAAVINWNLIALVDLIAFLLIQYNASKIGFCFRRRFLLLWPLIIFSFLAILSQVTFLVIWAVEGNKWSLAETWWAKLIGLMTVHTWKSSSVIYFLVVQLLAVSVALVDIYGNRFGLVPWRASCWGHFLSVVEHLGSRLRVASCLLLPAIQLVVGISHPSWVSLPFFLGSCVGLVDWSLTSNFLGLFRWWRPLQLYAGFNIVLLYVYQLPIEFPNTIQWIANFIGLFKVSANSEWPEFCSCLSLVFFYIMLSCVKCDLEEMDYIMSTRESSLTEQLLPSKHSFLIRESRSGVKHTNVLLRGAVFRTFSINFFTYGFPVSLFALCFWSFHFASLCAFGLLAYVGYIAYAFPSLFHLHRLNGLLLVFILLWAVSTYIFNVAFAFLNRKLGKDMDIWEMVGLWHYPIPGFFLLAQFCLGILVALGNLVNNSVFLCLTDEHGQSSNANSSAEVEEETKVLIVAAIAWGLRKSSRAIMLALIFLIAMKPGFIHAVYMIFFLIYLLSHNISRRIRQSLILLCEAHFALLYILQIDLISDSLEQKGSLSMEVLSQLGLLDHDSSWDFLEVALLACFCAIHNHGFEMLFSFSAFVQHTPCLPIGFSILKAGLNKSVLLSVYASATTKYSHDNPSYERRIASFLSAIGQKFLSVYRSCGTFIAFLTILITVYLVRPNHTSFGYLSLVLFWIIGRQLVERTERQLWFPLKAYSIMVFLFIYCLSSFSSFAMWLSRLIDLYFYLGYNSEASLLENVWESLAVLIVMQLYSYERRQSRYNRAVDSDTLETGALGFLKRFLIWHSQKILFIALFYASLSPISALGFLYLLGLIICSTLPKGSRVPSKSFLVYTGFLVTAEYLFQMWGELAEMFPGQKHSDLSIFLGFSVFKPGFWGLESGLRGKVLVIAACTLQYNVFRWLDKMPRAILNKGQWEEPCPLFVSEEDVSADVSISNEENKPSSDSGVPVEQEGVTSNSWQFFNSGLSQSSNPVSSKTGSSDGGSARKYTFGYIWGSTKESHKWNKKRILALKKERFETQKSLLKIYLKFWMENLFNLFGLEINMIALLLASFALLNVISMLYIVLLAVCILLDRNIIRKLWPVLVFFFASTLILEYFAIWKSTLPYSEDIRIDSNVDCHDCWGISTQYFQYCKNCWLGLIVDDPRTLTSYFMVFTLACFKLRADHLSSFSGSSIYRQMMSQRRNMFVWRDLSFETKSMWTCLDYLRLYCYCHLLDLVLALILITGTLEYDILHLGYLGFALVFFRMRLQILKKKNKIFKFLRIYNFALIVLSLAYQSPFVGEFSAGKCETVDYIYEMFGFYKYDYGFRITSRSALVEIIIFVLVSLQSYMFSSQEFDYVFRYLEAEQIGAIVHEQEKKAAWKTAQLQHIRESEEKKRQRNLQVEKMKSEMLNLQIQLHSMNSTANCNSVSPRSEGLRRRSTSIISNNDTGTPDKEELILRKQEQIIREDSPFPFELFESPAATNAGSPSAAETTKCSVGSPHCEITEVELDSSDGAFVDFHKKEKVQVQAKENPLISAVQIIGDSVSQVQSIGNQAVNNLVSFLNIGQEDSDMKQNLFAEDGVYDEMESQKSEYLSLNRSSSLQSDQSSDAASLQLGRIFCHIWSQMRSNNDVVCYCCFILVFLWNFSLLSMVYLAALFLYALCVNTGPSSIFWVIMLIVTEVNILLQYLYQIIIQHCGLRIDSDLLRELGFPAHKIMSSFVVSSLPLFLIYLFTLIQSSITAKDGEWMYSTDFNFCKKSALYRKEVLVKYSLSESTMGVLQIIKNMVKLTFRSIFRYGKSLTQGAESPPYFVQVSMDVKSWPEDGIQPERIESGINHLLRIVHEERCKSQNPSLCPFASRVHVQSIERSQEDQNVALVVFEVVYASPLTECASAEWYESLTPATDVAKEILKAQHAGFVKEIGFPYPILSVIGGGKREVDLYAYIFGADLIVFFLVAIFYHSIIKNNSEFLDVYQLEDQFPKEFVFILMIIFFLIVLDRVIYLCSFAMGKVVFYLFNLILFTYSVTEYAWHMEPSQQHAGGLALRAIYLAKAISLALQAIQIRYGIPHKSTLYRQFLTSEVSRINYLGYRLYRALPFLYELRCVLDWSCTTTSLTMYDWLKLEDIHASLYLVKCDAVLNRANHKQGEKQTKVTKCCNGICLFFILICVIWAPMLMYSSGNPTNIANPVKDASVQVDIKTASGRLTLYQTTLCEKLQWDNLNADIDLDPRGVLDTYNKIDIQLICCQADASILWLVPTTVQTRFIQSLDWETEMDIIFTWVLTRDRPKGKEVVKYERTIDTPDLPKRSDVQKVLNGSMNSFRICNIYPRYFHVTGSGDIRPLEQEEISVSADLFINRGTNEWWSFRDVNSSDVTGCGGLTGPMAVIFSEETPPQGIIGDTLSKFSIWGLYITFVLAVGRFIRLQCSDLRMRIPFENLPSCDRLMAICEDIYAARAEGELGVEEVLYWTLVKIYRSPHMLLEYTKTD